In a genomic window of Halostella litorea:
- a CDS encoding Ig-like domain-containing protein — translation MLRNSLVLLLVVVALPAAAGVAGASPGVAGGGASADVAGPAPTASNATDDRLVRTTTLRLTPDDPGAVEATVRFDAPDHVTSIRLTVPEDATVTATRGFDRESGREYRWDGSTVRPSVTFDQPANVTDDARRSVNVSGGGTAAAGGGGAGNWSGYAVDDYAAPRGHLDGAATGYVFVDAGDWAVVEVPRLATRWGRTSDGPAVTLDRRTEVAGEGATGGEMAYLGPSEQHVRETDRGRIRLVVPEAASMAESPDDVLDSVADASDRLRVGANDAETFFVAVPSDAGWGPLGLQYGPDDAWVRADSRLASPNNVWIHEYAHTQQDYDPTAETAWTIEASAEYYSALFAFEQGEIGFDRFRDHLRNGQRSPFAGAVLSDPSTWQNTGANYVKGALVVGAIDYTARVESDRRRSYGTALRRLNERETVDGEAFFAAVNESGGPAVRDLARRYATTDRVPTVWSASDHGNAFDAAPAVRTTAVEGFRVDGPYRNRSVATPPPLATGERLVTTVAVGNAGGRTGEFVVALTVDGERVAARSVTVAPGERATVDLAETFDAPGEYAVAVGDAERTVTVREPAAPTVADLRIEPSSPTAGEPVRLVATVENDADVPASGDVTFAVDGETVASRAATVDAGGQATVAANATLPGGDVVVGAGGVERTVSVAEGGSDGGGTPGFGVGVAVAALAAALLLGRRRA, via the coding sequence GTGCTTCGGAACAGTTTGGTCCTCCTGCTCGTGGTCGTCGCCCTCCCGGCGGCCGCCGGCGTGGCGGGCGCGTCGCCGGGAGTCGCCGGGGGCGGGGCGAGCGCCGACGTCGCCGGCCCCGCACCGACGGCGTCGAACGCCACCGACGACCGGCTCGTCCGGACGACGACGTTGCGGCTCACGCCCGACGACCCCGGCGCGGTCGAGGCGACGGTGCGGTTCGACGCGCCGGACCACGTGACCAGCATCAGGCTGACGGTGCCCGAGGACGCGACGGTGACGGCCACCCGCGGGTTCGACCGCGAGAGCGGGCGGGAGTACCGGTGGGACGGGTCGACCGTCCGGCCCTCGGTCACGTTCGACCAGCCGGCGAACGTCACCGACGACGCCCGCCGGTCGGTGAACGTGTCCGGCGGCGGGACCGCGGCCGCGGGGGGCGGCGGCGCGGGGAACTGGAGCGGCTACGCCGTCGACGACTACGCCGCCCCGCGCGGCCACCTCGACGGGGCCGCGACGGGCTACGTGTTCGTCGACGCCGGCGACTGGGCCGTTGTGGAGGTGCCCCGGCTGGCGACGAGGTGGGGACGGACGAGCGACGGCCCGGCGGTGACCCTCGACCGCCGCACGGAGGTCGCCGGCGAGGGGGCGACCGGCGGCGAGATGGCCTACCTGGGGCCGTCCGAGCAGCACGTCCGCGAGACCGACCGCGGCCGGATACGGCTGGTCGTGCCCGAGGCGGCGTCGATGGCGGAGTCGCCCGACGACGTGCTCGACTCGGTCGCGGACGCGAGCGACCGGCTCCGCGTGGGCGCGAACGACGCGGAGACGTTCTTCGTCGCCGTTCCGAGCGACGCCGGGTGGGGGCCGCTGGGCCTCCAGTACGGCCCGGACGACGCGTGGGTGCGCGCGGACTCGCGGCTGGCGTCGCCCAACAACGTCTGGATCCACGAGTACGCCCACACCCAGCAGGACTACGACCCGACCGCGGAGACGGCCTGGACCATCGAGGCCTCGGCCGAGTACTACTCAGCCCTGTTCGCGTTCGAGCAGGGCGAGATCGGCTTCGACCGGTTCCGCGACCACCTGCGGAACGGGCAGCGGAGCCCCTTCGCGGGCGCGGTGCTTTCGGACCCGTCGACGTGGCAGAACACCGGCGCGAACTACGTGAAGGGGGCGCTCGTCGTCGGCGCGATAGACTACACCGCCCGCGTCGAGAGCGACCGCCGACGGAGCTACGGGACGGCGCTCCGCCGCCTCAACGAGCGCGAGACGGTCGACGGCGAGGCCTTCTTCGCCGCCGTCAACGAGTCCGGCGGGCCGGCGGTCCGCGACCTGGCCCGGCGGTACGCGACGACCGACCGCGTGCCGACGGTGTGGAGCGCGAGCGACCACGGCAACGCGTTCGACGCCGCGCCGGCCGTCCGCACCACGGCGGTCGAGGGGTTCCGCGTCGACGGGCCGTACCGGAACCGGAGCGTCGCCACCCCGCCACCGCTCGCGACCGGCGAGCGCCTCGTGACGACGGTGGCGGTCGGGAACGCAGGCGGCCGGACCGGCGAGTTCGTCGTCGCGCTGACCGTCGACGGCGAGCGCGTCGCCGCCCGGAGCGTGACCGTCGCCCCCGGCGAGCGGGCGACCGTCGACCTCGCCGAGACGTTCGACGCGCCCGGGGAGTACGCGGTGGCCGTCGGCGACGCCGAGCGGACCGTGACGGTCCGCGAGCCCGCCGCGCCGACCGTCGCGGACCTCCGTATCGAGCCGTCATCGCCGACCGCCGGGGAGCCGGTCCGGCTGGTCGCGACGGTGGAGAACGACGCCGACGTGCCCGCGAGCGGCGACGTGACGTTCGCGGTCGACGGTGAGACGGTGGCGAGCCGGGCCGCGACCGTCGACGCCGGCGGTCAGGCGACGGTCGCCGCGAACGCGACGCTGCCCGGCGGCGACGTGGTCGTCGGCGCTGGCGGCGTCGAGCGGACCGTCTCGGTCGCCGAGGGCGGGAGCGACGGCGGCGGGACGCCCGGGTTCGGCGTCGGGGTCGCGGTCGCGGCGCTCGCCGCGGCGCTGTTGCTCGGCCGGCGACGGGCGTAG
- a CDS encoding heme NO-binding domain-containing protein, producing the protein MHGIIHKSLKEYVEDRMSDGAWDALLDEAGIEPKLYLPVSHYPDEEVTAIVTTIADNAGRSERAVQRDFGEFLAPELLDTFKAHVKDDWDTLDVLARLEAIYEGIEQSSDDTSPPAVETARDGDTVTVVYRSDRELCAMAEGIVHGVAADRGESVSVDQPVCVHEGDDHCELVVTRA; encoded by the coding sequence ATGCACGGGATCATCCACAAATCGCTGAAGGAGTACGTCGAGGACCGCATGTCGGACGGCGCCTGGGACGCCCTCCTAGACGAGGCAGGGATCGAACCGAAACTCTACCTCCCGGTGTCACACTACCCCGACGAGGAAGTGACCGCGATAGTGACGACCATCGCCGACAACGCCGGGCGGTCCGAGCGGGCGGTCCAGCGGGACTTCGGCGAGTTCCTCGCGCCGGAGCTGCTGGACACGTTCAAGGCACACGTCAAGGACGACTGGGACACCCTCGACGTGCTCGCCCGGCTGGAGGCGATCTATGAGGGGATAGAACAGAGCAGCGACGACACCTCGCCGCCGGCGGTCGAGACCGCCCGCGACGGCGACACCGTGACGGTCGTGTACCGCTCGGACCGCGAACTCTGTGCGATGGCGGAGGGAATCGTCCACGGCGTCGCCGCCGACAGGGGCGAGTCCGTCTCGGTCGACCAGCCGGTCTGCGTCCACGAGGGCGACGACCACTGCGAACTGGTCGTGACCCGAGCGTAG
- a CDS encoding DUF7860 family protein translates to MGRYGSIDYSRYAKLTFLAGVAAFTVGAVGSIVGHGPLGTMPAWEETLLFDLEVVGVLAALFGPLVFGIVMPLTE, encoded by the coding sequence ATGGGACGGTACGGATCCATCGACTACTCCCGCTACGCGAAGCTCACCTTCCTCGCCGGCGTCGCCGCGTTCACGGTCGGCGCGGTCGGCTCCATCGTGGGGCACGGCCCGCTCGGCACCATGCCGGCGTGGGAGGAGACGCTACTGTTCGACCTCGAAGTCGTCGGCGTCCTCGCCGCGCTGTTCGGGCCGCTCGTCTTCGGCATCGTCATGCCGCTGACGGAGTGA
- a CDS encoding HIT family protein, protein MAEDCIFCKIVAGDIPSRTVYEDDDVLAFLDANPLAPGHTLVIPKAHHETLGDLPDDAGAAVFAALHDLTPVVEDAVDADGSNVAFNNGEAAGQEVPHVHGHVIPRFEGDGGRPIHAVAGSRPDLSDDELDDIADRIADGA, encoded by the coding sequence ATGGCCGAGGACTGCATCTTCTGTAAGATCGTGGCCGGCGACATCCCGAGCCGCACCGTCTACGAGGACGACGACGTGCTGGCGTTCCTCGACGCGAACCCGCTCGCGCCGGGGCACACGCTCGTCATCCCGAAGGCGCACCACGAGACGCTCGGCGACCTGCCCGACGACGCCGGCGCGGCCGTCTTCGCCGCGCTCCACGACCTGACGCCGGTCGTCGAGGACGCCGTCGACGCCGACGGCTCGAACGTGGCGTTCAACAACGGCGAGGCCGCGGGCCAGGAGGTCCCCCACGTCCACGGGCACGTCATCCCGCGGTTCGAGGGCGACGGCGGCCGCCCGATCCACGCCGTCGCCGGCTCCCGGCCCGACCTCTCGGACGACGAACTCGACGACATCGCCGACCGCATCGCCGACGGCGCGTAG
- a CDS encoding AAA family ATPase — MTIQSATLVGATGGAGTTRLSVEVAATLARAGWDVAVVDADYATQGLAGYVDGRIDPDVTTLVTDDDADPAEALVDLAVDAPGSVAACPARAAFEAVARAKTAGAAERLGDVVAELAGQVDGVIVDAPPVADNPAVAAVTDADRVGVVIPDSHRGVDALQRLRGRLADVGAAADLVVSNRGEDPVGEADVAVPESAVVREGNAPAVTDPDAAYAPAVAAVAESLFDASLSLEFPEEGLLADVLQ, encoded by the coding sequence ATGACGATCCAGTCTGCAACGCTGGTCGGCGCGACCGGCGGAGCGGGGACGACCAGGCTCTCGGTCGAAGTCGCCGCGACGCTCGCCCGCGCCGGGTGGGACGTCGCGGTCGTCGACGCGGACTACGCCACGCAGGGGCTCGCGGGCTACGTCGACGGCCGGATCGACCCCGACGTGACGACGCTCGTCACCGACGACGACGCCGACCCCGCCGAGGCGCTGGTCGACCTCGCGGTCGACGCGCCGGGGTCGGTCGCCGCCTGTCCCGCCAGGGCGGCGTTCGAGGCGGTGGCGCGGGCGAAGACCGCCGGCGCGGCCGAACGGCTCGGCGACGTCGTGGCCGAGTTGGCCGGGCAGGTCGACGGCGTGATCGTCGACGCGCCGCCGGTCGCGGACAACCCCGCCGTGGCGGCCGTGACGGACGCGGACCGCGTCGGCGTCGTGATCCCCGACTCGCACCGCGGCGTCGACGCGCTCCAGCGGCTCCGCGGCCGGCTTGCCGACGTCGGCGCGGCCGCCGACCTCGTCGTCTCCAACCGCGGCGAGGACCCGGTGGGGGAAGCGGACGTCGCCGTCCCCGAGAGCGCGGTCGTCCGGGAGGGGAACGCGCCCGCCGTCACCGACCCCGACGCCGCCTACGCGCCGGCGGTCGCCGCCGTCGCCGAGTCGCTGTTCGACGCCTCGCTGTCGCTGGAGTTCCCGGAGGAAGGGCTGCTCGCGGACGTGCTACAGTAG
- a CDS encoding DUF7858 family protein, with protein sequence MTLSEIAADVRVTAEQRDRGVATVDDTEADLADRLADYAEDLPCSADEAAAVVEAYADGTSVGAAGGAAGVAPMTAAKALHRLGVQGLSPLSPRQREVVRDWLDASLPRSEALALCGESEAEFALAAYVETHDPIPGAAEAAESALADAGPGEDPLDDAMSSVDELL encoded by the coding sequence ATGACGCTGTCGGAGATCGCCGCGGACGTGCGGGTCACCGCCGAGCAGCGTGACCGCGGCGTGGCGACGGTCGACGACACCGAAGCCGATCTGGCGGACCGGTTGGCCGACTACGCGGAGGATCTGCCCTGCTCGGCCGACGAAGCCGCGGCCGTCGTCGAGGCGTACGCCGACGGCACGAGCGTGGGGGCCGCCGGTGGGGCGGCCGGCGTCGCGCCGATGACGGCGGCGAAGGCGCTCCACCGCCTCGGCGTACAGGGGCTCTCGCCGCTCTCGCCGCGCCAGCGCGAGGTCGTGCGGGACTGGCTGGACGCGTCGCTCCCGCGGTCGGAGGCGCTGGCGCTCTGTGGCGAGTCCGAGGCGGAATTCGCGCTCGCGGCGTACGTCGAGACCCACGACCCGATACCCGGTGCCGCCGAGGCCGCCGAGAGCGCGCTGGCCGACGCGGGGCCGGGCGAGGACCCGCTCGACGACGCGATGAGCTCCGTCGACGAACTACTGTAG
- a CDS encoding uracil-DNA glycosylase, with protein MPRFPESRNVLDPGCDRCPALVDCRERISWGTGPLDATLAVVGEAPGAGDPDADRWRGGNWTGKAYTTRHSGRRVRALVADLGYAGDCYFTNAVKCFPAADDGSNREPTAAERANCRDHLRTELAQVTPDAVLATGKHATQSLLAADGRALDGFVDSVLDPVGVESLGVDVLPLLHPSYQDVWLGRLGYDREGYVAAIREELAALVG; from the coding sequence ATGCCGCGGTTTCCGGAGTCGCGCAACGTCCTCGACCCCGGCTGCGATCGCTGCCCGGCGCTGGTCGACTGCCGCGAGCGCATCTCGTGGGGCACCGGCCCGCTCGACGCGACGCTCGCCGTCGTCGGGGAGGCCCCCGGTGCCGGCGACCCGGACGCCGACCGCTGGCGCGGCGGCAACTGGACCGGGAAGGCGTACACCACGCGCCACTCCGGGCGGCGGGTCCGCGCCCTCGTGGCCGACCTCGGCTACGCGGGCGACTGCTACTTCACCAACGCCGTCAAGTGCTTCCCCGCGGCCGACGACGGCTCCAACCGCGAGCCGACGGCCGCCGAGCGCGCGAACTGCCGGGACCACCTGCGGACCGAGCTCGCCCAAGTTACTCCCGACGCCGTCCTCGCGACGGGCAAGCACGCGACGCAGTCGCTGCTCGCCGCCGACGGCCGGGCACTCGACGGCTTCGTCGACTCGGTGCTCGACCCCGTCGGGGTCGAATCGCTCGGCGTCGACGTCCTGCCGCTGTTGCACCCTTCCTATCAGGACGTGTGGCTCGGCCGCCTCGGGTACGACCGCGAGGGGTACGTCGCGGCGATCCGCGAGGAACTGGCGGCGCTCGTCGGGTGA
- the ileS gene encoding isoleucine--tRNA ligase — MSRFAAVDDQYDPDAVEERVFDYWDEVDAYEQAKAHREGEEPFFFVDGPPYTSGSAHMGHAWNKSLKDVYIRYKRMRGYDVTDRPGYDMHGLPIETKVEEEKGFENKKDIEEYGVDAFIDDCREFAEGSLEGLQNDFKSFGVWMDWDDPYKTVTPEYMEAAWWGFSQAHERGLVEQGQRSITQCPRCETAIANNEVEYEDVEDPSIYVKFDLRDREGNLVIWTTTPWTIPANTFVAVDGDLEYVGVDAERDGETERLYVAEECVEDVLREGRYDDYEVVETLSGEEMVGWEYDHPLADEVPDHPDGEGALQVYTADYVEADRTGLVHSAPGHGEEDFERGRELGLDIVCPVGGDGVYAERAGKYAGEYVKDADDDIIADLQDAGRMLSAGTTTHSYGHCWRCDTGIVQIVTDQWFINITDIKSDLLDNIGDSEWFPEEARENRFRNFVEEAPDWNVSRQRYWGTPVPIWLPEDWSGDMDDAIVVSDREELAERVDQDVDAGSVDLHKGTVDDLTITENGVTYERVPDVFDVWLDSSVATWGTLDYPEETEAFDELWPADLIMEAHDQTRGWFWSQLGMGTAAVGESPYERVLMHGHALMPDGRAMSKSKDIRVDPGEVVDEYGADPMRAFLLSLTARGDDMQFSYEETEEMQRRLNILWNVFRFPLPYMRMDGFDPEAVDVADAELELADEWVLSRLQTVEAEATEAMEAYRQDEAVDAVLEFVVEDVSRYYVQQVRERMWEEADSASKTAAYATLYRVLREVVALLAPFTPFITEEIYGALTGDAEHDTVHMCDWPTPDEAWRDERLETDVAFLRAVEEAGSNARQQAERKLRWPVQRVVVAADDERLVDAVARHRDLLGDRLNARAVELVGADEQWGELQYSARADMSELGPAFGDRAGEVMNALNDARVDEQSLDALEAAVADALDGESLTDGMVEFVTETPEGVTGTAVERGGEERGVVYVDTTLTEDIESEGYAREVIRRVQEMRKDLDLDIEERIRLELTVADDRVADLVDRHRDLIREEVRADEFAAVEDGHRKEWDVEGVKMEIAIEPREADRKEASERTSGD, encoded by the coding sequence ATGAGCAGGTTCGCGGCGGTCGACGACCAGTACGACCCCGACGCGGTGGAAGAGCGGGTGTTCGACTACTGGGACGAGGTCGACGCCTACGAGCAGGCGAAGGCGCACCGCGAGGGCGAGGAGCCGTTCTTCTTCGTCGACGGCCCGCCCTACACCTCCGGGTCGGCCCACATGGGCCACGCGTGGAACAAGAGCCTGAAGGACGTGTACATCCGCTACAAGCGGATGCGCGGCTACGACGTGACCGACCGGCCCGGCTACGACATGCACGGGCTCCCCATCGAGACGAAAGTCGAGGAGGAGAAGGGGTTCGAGAACAAGAAGGACATCGAGGAGTACGGCGTCGACGCGTTCATCGACGACTGCCGCGAGTTCGCCGAGGGGAGCCTCGAAGGGCTGCAAAACGACTTCAAGTCGTTCGGCGTCTGGATGGACTGGGACGACCCGTACAAGACGGTCACGCCGGAGTACATGGAGGCGGCGTGGTGGGGGTTCTCGCAGGCCCACGAGCGCGGCCTCGTCGAGCAGGGCCAGCGCTCGATCACGCAGTGTCCGCGCTGCGAGACCGCCATCGCCAACAACGAGGTCGAGTACGAGGACGTCGAGGACCCCTCGATCTACGTGAAGTTCGACCTGCGGGACCGCGAGGGGAACCTCGTCATCTGGACGACGACGCCGTGGACGATCCCCGCGAACACGTTCGTCGCCGTCGACGGCGACCTGGAGTACGTCGGCGTCGACGCCGAGCGCGACGGCGAGACCGAGCGCCTCTACGTCGCCGAGGAGTGCGTCGAGGACGTGCTCCGCGAGGGGCGGTACGACGACTACGAGGTCGTCGAGACGCTGTCCGGCGAGGAGATGGTGGGCTGGGAGTACGACCACCCGCTCGCCGACGAGGTGCCCGACCACCCCGACGGGGAGGGCGCGCTGCAGGTGTACACCGCCGACTACGTCGAGGCCGACCGCACCGGCCTCGTCCACTCCGCGCCGGGCCACGGCGAGGAGGACTTCGAGCGCGGCCGCGAACTCGGGCTCGACATCGTCTGTCCCGTCGGCGGCGACGGCGTGTACGCCGAGCGCGCCGGAAAGTACGCCGGCGAGTACGTGAAAGACGCCGACGACGACATCATCGCCGACCTGCAGGACGCGGGGCGGATGCTGTCGGCCGGCACGACCACCCACAGCTACGGCCACTGCTGGCGCTGTGACACCGGCATCGTCCAGATCGTCACCGACCAGTGGTTCATCAACATCACCGACATCAAATCGGACCTGCTCGACAACATCGGCGACTCGGAGTGGTTCCCCGAGGAGGCCCGGGAGAACCGCTTCCGGAACTTCGTCGAGGAGGCCCCCGACTGGAACGTCTCGCGCCAGCGCTACTGGGGGACGCCCGTGCCGATCTGGCTGCCGGAGGACTGGTCGGGCGACATGGACGACGCCATCGTCGTCAGCGACCGCGAGGAACTGGCCGAGCGCGTCGACCAGGACGTCGACGCCGGGAGCGTCGACCTCCACAAGGGCACCGTCGACGACCTGACGATCACCGAAAACGGCGTCACCTACGAGCGCGTCCCCGACGTGTTCGACGTGTGGCTGGACTCCTCGGTGGCGACGTGGGGCACCCTCGACTACCCCGAGGAGACCGAGGCGTTCGACGAGCTGTGGCCCGCCGACCTCATCATGGAGGCCCACGACCAGACCCGCGGCTGGTTCTGGTCCCAGCTCGGCATGGGCACGGCCGCCGTCGGCGAGAGCCCGTACGAGCGGGTGCTGATGCACGGCCACGCGCTGATGCCCGACGGCCGCGCGATGTCCAAGTCCAAGGACATCCGGGTCGACCCCGGCGAGGTCGTCGACGAGTACGGCGCGGACCCGATGCGGGCGTTCCTGCTGTCGCTGACCGCCCGCGGCGACGACATGCAGTTCTCCTACGAGGAGACCGAGGAGATGCAGCGCCGCCTCAACATCCTCTGGAACGTGTTCCGCTTCCCGCTGCCGTACATGCGGATGGACGGCTTCGACCCCGAAGCGGTCGACGTCGCGGACGCGGAACTCGAACTGGCCGACGAGTGGGTGCTGTCGCGGCTCCAGACCGTCGAGGCCGAGGCAACCGAGGCGATGGAGGCGTATCGGCAGGACGAGGCCGTCGACGCCGTCCTCGAGTTCGTCGTCGAGGACGTCTCCCGGTACTACGTCCAGCAGGTCCGCGAGCGGATGTGGGAGGAGGCCGACAGCGCCTCGAAGACGGCCGCGTACGCGACGCTGTACCGCGTGCTCCGCGAGGTCGTCGCCCTGCTCGCGCCCTTCACCCCGTTCATCACCGAGGAGATATACGGGGCGCTCACCGGCGACGCCGAACACGACACGGTCCACATGTGCGACTGGCCGACGCCGGACGAGGCGTGGCGCGACGAGCGACTGGAGACGGACGTGGCGTTCCTGCGGGCCGTCGAGGAGGCCGGCTCGAACGCTCGCCAGCAGGCCGAACGCAAGCTCCGCTGGCCCGTCCAGCGCGTCGTCGTCGCGGCCGACGACGAGCGGCTGGTCGACGCCGTCGCCCGCCACCGCGACCTGCTCGGCGACCGGCTCAACGCCCGCGCGGTCGAACTCGTCGGGGCGGACGAGCAGTGGGGCGAATTGCAGTACAGCGCCCGCGCCGACATGAGCGAACTCGGCCCGGCGTTCGGCGACCGCGCCGGCGAGGTGATGAACGCCCTGAACGACGCCCGCGTCGACGAACAGTCGCTCGACGCGCTGGAGGCGGCCGTCGCCGACGCGCTCGACGGCGAGTCCCTGACCGACGGGATGGTCGAGTTCGTCACCGAGACGCCCGAGGGCGTCACCGGCACCGCCGTCGAGCGCGGCGGCGAGGAGCGCGGCGTCGTCTACGTCGACACGACGCTCACCGAGGACATCGAGTCCGAGGGGTACGCCCGCGAGGTGATCCGCCGCGTCCAGGAGATGCGCAAGGACCTCGACCTGGACATCGAGGAGCGCATCCGGCTCGAACTGACCGTCGCCGACGACCGCGTCGCGGACCTCGTCGACCGCCACCGCGACCTCATCCGCGAGGAGGTCCGGGCCGACGAGTTCGCGGCCGTCGAGGACGGCCACCGCAAGGAGTGGGACGTCGAGGGCGTGAAAATGGAGATCGCGATCGAACCGCGCGAGGCCGACAGGAAGGAGGCCTCGGAACGGACGAGCGGCGACTGA
- a CDS encoding transcription initiation factor IIB: protein MSPTRSIDACPECDGRLNDSSDETVCAECGLVVAEDRIDRGPEWRSFADDDRNRERTGAPLTRSRHDRGLSTEIGYGDGSNTRLTGRKRRQVARMRREHNRARIPSKSDRNQVYGFTEIRRLVGSLSLSDHIRDQACTLFESAQSEDLLRGRSIEGFAAAAVYATCRIESVSRTLAEVVSDARADEAELKAAYDALNRDLGLPTGPVDPSEYLPRFASELDCARAVERRARELADRAADGVVSGRNPAGVAAACLYAADAERDGDLTQTGAADVAGVSPVTLRSAYYAITGED, encoded by the coding sequence ATGAGCCCGACTCGCTCCATCGACGCGTGCCCGGAATGCGACGGCCGACTGAACGACAGCAGCGACGAGACCGTCTGTGCGGAATGCGGCCTCGTCGTCGCCGAGGACCGCATCGACCGCGGCCCGGAGTGGCGGTCGTTCGCGGACGACGACCGGAACCGCGAGCGCACCGGCGCGCCGCTGACCCGCTCCAGACACGACCGCGGCCTCTCGACTGAGATCGGCTACGGCGACGGGTCGAACACCCGCCTCACGGGCCGGAAGCGCCGGCAGGTCGCCCGTATGCGGCGGGAGCACAACCGCGCGCGGATCCCGTCGAAGTCCGACCGCAACCAGGTGTACGGATTCACGGAGATCCGGCGGCTCGTGGGCTCGCTGTCGCTGTCCGACCACATCCGCGACCAGGCGTGTACGCTGTTCGAGTCGGCCCAGTCCGAGGACCTGCTCCGCGGGCGCTCGATCGAGGGCTTCGCCGCCGCCGCGGTGTACGCGACCTGCCGGATCGAGTCCGTCTCGCGGACGCTCGCCGAGGTCGTTTCCGACGCCCGCGCCGACGAGGCCGAACTGAAGGCCGCCTACGACGCGCTGAACCGCGACCTTGGGCTTCCGACCGGCCCCGTCGACCCGTCGGAGTACCTGCCGCGGTTCGCCAGCGAACTCGACTGTGCCCGCGCGGTCGAGCGCCGCGCCCGGGAACTCGCGGACCGCGCCGCGGACGGCGTCGTCTCGGGCCGGAACCCGGCGGGCGTCGCCGCGGCGTGTCTCTACGCCGCCGACGCCGAGCGCGACGGCGACCTCACGCAGACCGGGGCGGCCGACGTGGCGGGCGTCTCGCCGGTCACGCTGCGCTCCGCGTACTACGCGATCACGGGGGAGGACTGA
- a CDS encoding RNA-binding domain-containing protein, producing MSTAYSVDVRIVAPVKDTEVTDRVADAVTNLFPEAETESRPGEVVATAHSMEQFSELLHRQEILDTARREFFDTLRGDTFSFGLKKQAAFQGVVNFAVGNPDELGDVEVRVTVTQPTAEAFIDHVAPPTEGGEPLADE from the coding sequence ATGAGCACGGCGTACAGCGTCGACGTGCGGATCGTCGCGCCGGTGAAAGACACCGAGGTGACCGACCGCGTCGCCGACGCCGTGACGAACCTCTTCCCCGAGGCCGAGACCGAGTCCCGGCCGGGCGAGGTCGTCGCCACGGCGCACTCGATGGAACAGTTCTCCGAGTTGCTCCACCGCCAGGAGATCCTCGACACGGCCCGCCGGGAGTTCTTCGACACCCTCCGGGGCGACACGTTCTCGTTCGGCCTGAAGAAGCAGGCGGCGTTCCAGGGCGTCGTCAACTTCGCCGTTGGCAACCCCGACGAACTCGGCGACGTGGAGGTGCGGGTGACCGTCACCCAGCCGACGGCCGAGGCGTTCATCGACCACGTCGCCCCGCCGACCGAAGGGGGCGAACCCCTCGCCGACGAGTAG
- a CDS encoding DUF4397 domain-containing protein — protein MSATRRDALKALGAAGVLSVVGAGAATAQENDDDDGVDLDADEGAVRVAHASPDAPDVDVLVDGEPAFTGVAYGSVTEYATLPTGTYTVTITAAGDRDTVAFEGEVSVEPGYYTVAAVGELSEETFEPVVLADGNAALVRLVHASPDAPAVDVGVEGTEYVPFEDVSFGETTGYASVAPGTYTLGVRPAGDDGTDPVATFDVELARGTVYTAYATGYLAPEDAAGDEEFDLVVAEDPFEELPESDDDADDDTDDDGSGGDDDGDDTTADDDTDDSDDGH, from the coding sequence ATGTCAGCAACACGGCGAGACGCGCTGAAGGCGCTCGGTGCGGCGGGTGTACTGTCGGTCGTCGGCGCGGGAGCGGCGACGGCCCAGGAAAACGACGATGACGACGGCGTCGACCTCGACGCCGACGAGGGGGCGGTCAGGGTCGCCCACGCGTCGCCGGACGCGCCCGACGTCGACGTGCTCGTCGACGGGGAGCCGGCCTTCACCGGCGTCGCCTACGGGAGCGTGACGGAGTACGCGACGCTCCCGACGGGGACGTACACGGTGACGATCACCGCTGCGGGCGACCGCGACACGGTGGCGTTCGAGGGAGAGGTGTCGGTCGAGCCGGGCTACTACACGGTCGCGGCGGTCGGCGAACTGAGCGAGGAGACGTTCGAGCCGGTCGTGCTGGCGGACGGGAACGCCGCGCTGGTCCGGCTCGTGCACGCCTCGCCCGACGCGCCCGCGGTCGACGTGGGCGTCGAGGGGACCGAGTACGTCCCGTTCGAGGACGTGAGCTTCGGCGAGACGACGGGCTACGCGTCGGTCGCGCCCGGGACGTATACGCTCGGCGTCCGCCCGGCGGGCGACGACGGGACCGACCCGGTCGCCACGTTCGACGTCGAACTGGCGCGTGGAACGGTCTACACCGCGTACGCGACGGGATATCTCGCGCCCGAGGACGCCGCGGGGGACGAGGAGTTCGACCTGGTCGTCGCCGAGGACCCGTTCGAGGAACTCCCCGAGTCCGATGACGACGCGGACGACGACACCGACGACGATGGGAGCGGCGGGGACGACGATGGCGACGATACGACCGCTGACGACGACACCGACGACAGCGACGACGGGCACTGA